One Arthrobacter sp. StoSoilB20 DNA segment encodes these proteins:
- a CDS encoding DMT family transporter: MTLLIAALGVLGVASSGPLIAGTLGATSVTALAIAFWRNAIGAVVMAAPVAIREPKAFSRITRREFGWSTVAAVALAFHFACFITALQLTSVAAATALVCLQSAWIAVFQLFRGTRHRWPVLVGLGIAFGGVVAITGFDMGSSPEALLGDLLALAGGALAGLYTLAGGKARQSMGTGTYTTLCYGMCAAIVAVMALFSAQPLTGFDAGGWLGIIAITVCAQLVGHTAFNHLLATMSPLLVSMIILLEIPGAAILAAIFLAETLPAGTYAGLALILVGLAVVVAGQRRGRAEADRREAGLGTD, translated from the coding sequence GTGACCCTTCTCATTGCCGCCCTGGGTGTCCTGGGTGTCGCCTCTTCCGGACCGCTCATCGCGGGCACCCTGGGAGCGACTTCAGTGACGGCCTTGGCGATCGCTTTCTGGCGGAACGCGATTGGTGCCGTCGTCATGGCAGCTCCGGTGGCTATCCGCGAGCCGAAAGCGTTCAGCAGGATCACCCGGCGGGAATTTGGCTGGTCCACTGTTGCTGCCGTCGCACTGGCCTTCCACTTCGCCTGCTTCATTACCGCCCTCCAGTTGACGTCGGTGGCTGCCGCTACGGCCTTGGTGTGCTTGCAATCGGCATGGATCGCGGTGTTCCAGTTGTTCCGGGGAACGCGGCACCGCTGGCCGGTATTGGTTGGCCTGGGCATCGCTTTCGGCGGAGTCGTGGCCATCACGGGATTCGACATGGGCTCATCCCCTGAAGCACTGCTGGGTGACCTCTTGGCCCTGGCAGGCGGAGCACTGGCCGGCCTCTACACGCTGGCGGGAGGAAAGGCCCGCCAATCCATGGGAACCGGTACCTACACCACGCTCTGCTACGGCATGTGCGCGGCGATCGTGGCGGTGATGGCTTTGTTCAGCGCCCAGCCACTGACAGGGTTCGACGCCGGAGGCTGGCTTGGCATTATCGCCATCACCGTATGCGCGCAGTTGGTAGGACACACGGCCTTCAACCACTTGCTGGCCACAATGAGTCCGCTGCTGGTGTCCATGATCATCCTGCTGGAGATTCCGGGCGCTGCGATCCTTGCAGCCATCTTCCTTGCTGAGACCTTGCCTGCCGGGACCTATGCAGGACTGGCGCTGATCCTGGTTGGCCTGGCTGTAGTTGTCGCCGGGCAGCGGCGGGGCCGGGCTGAAGCAGACCGACGCGAAGCCGGGTTGGGCACTGACTGA